The Verrucomicrobiia bacterium genomic sequence CGCGGTTTCGGACGCCGTGGCTGACCTCGATAGTGACGGGTTTGCTGGTGGCTTTTTTTGCGATGATACTGCCGGTGAAGGAGGCGGGGGAGTTGTGTTCGATGGGGACATTGCTGGCGTTTGTGATAGTGGGGGTGGGGGTGGTGGTGTTGCGGGTGCGGGAGCCGCATCTGCCGCGGGCGTTCAAGTGTCCGGCGGTGTGGTTTGTGGGGCCGATGGCGGCGTTGAGCGCGGGGACGTTGATGGCGTTTGCCTCGCCGACGGCGTGGAAGCGGCTGATCATCTGGCTGTTGATCGGGCTGGTGATTTATTTCAGTTACAGCCGGCACCGGAGCAAGCTGGCGCACGGGCAGCCGCCCAATGGGGCCGTGACGCCGCCGGCGGGCGGGGGGTGAGCGGGGCGGGGCGTCAGCGGGGGGGCGGGAGCAGGACGGCGGCGTAGGCGCCGTCCACGCCGTCGCGGAAGGGGAGGAGGGTTTTTTCGTCGGCGCAGCGCCAGCCGGGGTGTTCGCGGAGGAAGGCCTGGACGACGGCCTGGTTTTCCTCCGGTTCGAGGCTGCAGGTGCTATAGACGAGGCGGCCGGCGGGTTTGAGGCGGCGGGCGGCGAGGGCCAGGAGGCGGCGCTGGTCGCGCGCCAGGCGCTGGAGTTCCTGGGGGGTCAGGCGCCAGCGGAGTTCGACGCGGCGGCGCATGACGCCGGTGTTGCTGCAGGGGACGTCCAGGAGGATGCGGTCGAAGTGGGCGAGGGGTGCGGCGTCCCAGTCGGCGGCGGCGACGGTGAATCTGGCCACGCCGAGGCGTTGGAGGTTTTCCTGGAGGCGCTGGAGGCGTTCGGGGGTGGCATCCCAGGCGGTGAGGAAGGCCTGGTTGGCGGCGAGTTGGGCGAGCCAGGAGGTTTTGCCGCCGGGGGCGGCGCAGGCATCGAGGATTTGGAGGCCGGGTTCGGGCTGGAGGAGGAGGGGGGCGAGGAGGGTGCTGGGGTCCTGGACGTAAAAGCCGCCGGTGGAGAAGCTGGCGAGGGAGGGGAGTGGGCCGGGCGGTTGGATGCGGAAGATCAGGCCGGGGGGCAGCCAGTCGGCGGCGAAGGGTTCAAAGGTGACACCTTCCTTCTGCCAGCGGGCCTGCAAATCGGAGGGGGACCATTTCAGGGTGTTGACGCGGGCGTAGAGCGGCGGGGGGGAGTTGTTCCATTGCAGGAGCTGGCGGGTGGCCGCGTCTCCCCAGCGGGCGGACCAGCGTTGGACGAGCCAGGCGGGGTGGGAGAAGCCCAGGGCGGGGTTTTGGTCTTTGAGGGCGGCGAGGTATTGGCGGGTAGGCTCCTTTTGGCGGGCGAAGGCGCGGAGGACGGCATTGACGAGGCCGGCGGCGGCCGGGCCGCTGGTTTGGCGGGCGAGGGAGACGGTTTCGTGGACGGCGGCGTGGTCGGGGATGCGGTCGAGCCAGAACATTTGGTAGAGGCCGAGGCGGAGGAGGAGGCGGAGGCGGGGTTGGGGGGGGCGGCGGGAGATTTGGCGGTCAATGAGGTGGTCGAGGGTGGCCTGCCAGCGGATGACGCCAAACACCAGCTCGCGGACGAGGCGCTGGTCCGGGTCGGGGAGGGGGTGGCGGGCCAGTTCGGCGTCGAGGCGGTTTTCGACAAAGCCGCCGCGGGTGGAGCGGCCCAGCAGAATCCGGGCCGCAATTTCTCTTGGATTTTGCGGCTTCAGCATTTAATAATTAGAGATACTCGGTTGCCGTTGGACGGATTGTGGCGGGCCGAGGGGCGGTTGACGATAGCAAAGTGGAAAGGCGTAGAGGGCATGGCAGAGACGAACATACGCGCGGAAATTGAGAAACTGGCCGTACAGGGCAAGATTTTGACCAAACACGTGGAGCCGTTGGTGGCGCTGACGGAGAGCCGGTATTGTTTTCACAAGCACTGGGGGTTTGGGAAGATCACGACGGTGGACACCGTGTTTGCGCGGTTTACGATTGATTTCAAGGATCGGCCGAATCATCAGATGGATTTGAATTTTGCGGCGGAAACGTTAAAGCCGATACCGCCGACGCACATTTTGGCGCGGAAGGCGATGAATATTGAGGAATTGCGCCAGATGGCGGCGTTGAATCATCTGGAGCTGATCAAGCTGGTGCTGACCAGCTTTGGGGGGAAGGCGAGCCTGGATCAGATCCAGCAGTTGCTGGTGCCGGACGTGATCAGTGAGGACTGGCGCAAGTGGTGGGAGGCGGCGCGGGCGGAGATGAAGAAGGACGGGCATTTCATCATTCCGCTCAAGAAGACTGATCCGATTGTGTACAAGGAGGAGACGGTTTCGCCGCGGGAGCGGTTGTTGCAGGAGTTCCGGGCGGCCAAGGGTTTGAAGGCGCGGAATGCGGTGGCCCAGCAGATGCTGCGGTCGCTGGGGGACTTGCCGGAGGCGGAGGCGCTGGTGCGGGAGGTGTGCGCGGCGTTGAACGCGGAGATAGTGAATTACCAGCGGACGCAGCCGGCGACGGCGCTGGATGCGATTTTTACGCGGGATGATTTGCGGAAGGCGGTGGGGCTGCCGGCGGAGGCGGGGGAGGTGACGGAGGCGGCGATCTGGAATCAGCCGGACATCCAGATGGCGGCGGTGCTGGAGGCGGCGCCGGCGCCGCGGCACCGGCGGATGTTGCAGTCGTTCCAGGCGGCGTTTCCGGAGAGCTGGGCGCAGCATCTGCTGGCGGCGATCAACGGGGTGTCCACGAAGCTGGTGACGGAGCTGGCGCACATATTGTTGCACGAGCACAAGCTGGAGGAATTGAAGGGTTGCCTGTCGCGGCTGATCAGCCAGCATCAGGCGAGCAGCGATCTGCTGTTGTGGCTGGCGAAGGAGCGGTCGGACACGTTTGCGGATATTTTGGGGCCGGAGGTGTTCCGGGCGATGCTGTCGGCGATCGAGCGGGATCAGTTCAGCGAGCGGAAGAGCAACCGGCTGCGGGATTACATTGTGGATGATCAGGAGCTGCTGGTGGAGCTGATCAGCTCGGCGGACATTGAGGTGATCAAGGATTTGACGCGGGCGCTGCAGTTAAGCCCGTGTTTTGATGACATGGACAAGCGGTCGCTGCTGGCGCGGATTGTGAAGAGCTACCCGGACATGCAATCGCTGATCACGGGCGAGGGGACGCGACAGGACAATTACTTTCTGGTGTCGTGGGAGAGCCTGGAGCGGCGGCGCAACGAGTACAACGAGCTGGTGCAGAAGAAGATCCCGGCCAATGCCCGGGAGATTGCGATTGCGCGGAGCTACGGGGATTTGCGGGAGAACCACGAGTACAAGGCGGCCAAGGAGATGCAGAAGCTGCTGATGCGGCGGAAGGCGGAGCTGGAGCATCAGATTCAGCACGCCCGGGGGACGGATTTTGCCAATGCGAGCACGGAGGCGGTGAGCATTGGGACGCGGGTGACGGTGACCGATTTGGAGACGGGGCACGTGGAGACGTACACCATTTTGGGGGCGTGGGATACGGATGCGGAGCGGGGGATTGTGAGTTACCTTTCGCCCATTGGCAAGGCGTTGATCGGGAAGAAAGTGGGCGAGGAGGCGGAGATCGAGGGCGAGCATCATCACAACCGGCGTTTCCGGGTGGAGTCCATCGCGCGGGCGTTTGAGGCGCAGGCCGAAGCGGCGCCCGTGCCCGCCGCGGCGGCGCCGCGGGCGGCTGAACCGGCGGCCGCGCCGGCCCCGGCGCTGGCGGAGGCGGCGCCGGTGGGCGGGGCCAGCGGTGGGGCGGAGGCGGCTGGCGGGGGCAACGGTTGAGCGGCCGCGGGGGCGGCGTTTTTCTTCATTATTTCGCGTGGGGCCCGGGGCCGGGGGGCGGGGCCGGGCGTTTTCCTTCCTTTTCGCTTGCCGTCGGCGCGGCCGCCGTTAGGATGCCGCGTCAATGGTTGAACCAACGAAAACAACACCTGAACCGATTGTGATTTTGCTGGCGGAAGATGATCCGGATGACCGGCTGTTGACGCGCGAGGCGCTGGCGGAGAGCCGGCTGGCCAATGATTTGCGCTGCGTGGAGAATGGCGAGGAATTGATGGCCTATTTGCGGCAGGCGGGGCCGTATGCGGCCCCCGGGGCCGCGCCGCGGCCGGGGTTGATCTTGCTGGATTTGAACATGCCGCGGAAGGACGGGCGGGAGGCGCTGGCGGAGATCAAGGCGGATGCGGACTTGCGGCAGATTCCGATTGTGGTGCTGACGACGTCGAAGGCCGAGGAGGACATTTTTCGCAGTTACGATTTGGGGGTCAGTTCCTTCATCACCAAGCCGGTGACGTTTGAGGGTTTGGTGGAGGTGATGAAGGTGCTGGGCCGATACTGGTTTGAGATAGTGGAGCTGCCGCCCGCCACTCCCCCCGCGGGCGGCGGTTCGTAGGCAGGGCGCCGAGGCCGCCCCGGCGGCGAGGCCGCCCGCGGCGCAAGCGATGGTATGGAGCGGGAGCTGCTGCAGATCCTGATGGTGGACGATGACGAGGACGACCACGTCATGGTGCGGGCCTTGTTGAGCGAGTGTTTGGGGGAGCGCTTCCGGCTGGAGGATGCCACCACGCCGGCGGGGGGTCTGGCGATGCTGGAGCGGCAGCGGTACGATGTCTGCCTGTGCGATTACCGGCTGGGGGAGCACACGGGGCTGGAGTTTCTGGAGCAGGCCCGGCGGCTGCCGCAATGTCCGCCCATCATCATTTTGACGGGTTTGAATGATTGGGAGGTGGATTTTGCGGTGATGAAGGCCGGGGCGGCGGATTACTTGAACAAGGCGGGGCTGGATGCGCGCGCGCTGGAGCGGGCCATTCGGTATGCGGTGGAGCATCATCGGACGTCGAGCGCGCTGCGGCAGCAGCTTTCGCGGATCAGTCTGCTGAATCAAACGACGCGGGCGGTGGCGGAGCGGCAGGATTTGCCCAGCATATTTCAGGTGGCGCTCAAGCATTTGGAGGAGCATCTGCCGGTGCGTTTTGGCATGGTGTGCGCCTTTCCCGCGGGTTTGGAGAAGGCGCAGCTCAGCGCGCTGGGGCCGCGGAGCCGGGCGCTGGCGGTGGAGCTGGGGTGGCAGGAGGGGCAGGCGTTGGCGGTGGCGGGGTCGTGTCTGGAGGCCTGCATCCGCGGGGGGCTGGGGCGGCGGCAGCCGGGGCGGGCGGCGCAGGGCTTCGAGGTGGAGCTGGAGCGGGTGGGGTTGCCGCAGTTGGTGGCGCTGCCGTTGACGGCGGAGCAGAGCATGCTGGCGGCGATGGTGCTGGCGCGGCCGGCGGAGGATCCGTTTTCGGAGGCGGAGACGGATTTTTTGCGGGCGCTGGGGGAGCACATTTCGCTGGCGGCGCGGCATGTGAAATTGCACGAGGATTTGCAGGCGGCGTATCATCAGTTGCAGGAGCGGCAGCAGGCGGCCCTGCGGCAGGAGCGGCTGGCGGCGGTGGGGCAACTGGCCGCGGGGGTGGCGCACGAGTTCAACAACATTCTCACCATCATCCAGGGTTACGCCAGCCTGCTGCTGAGCCGGACGCCGCCGCAGCAGCCGCAGGCGGCGTCGCTGCGCCACATTCTGGACGGGACGGAGCGGGCGGCGCGGCTGGTGGGCCAGTTGCTGGCGTTCAGCCGGCAGCAGATGCTGCAGCCGGAGCCGGTGGACTTCAATCAGGTGGTGGAGCGGGTGGGGCGGATGCTGGATCAGACGGTGGAGGAAAATGTGCGGGTGCATCTGCAGCTTGCGGCGGATTTGCCGCGGGTGGCGGCGGATGCAGGGATGCTGGAGCAGATTGTGCTGAATCTGGCGATCAACGCGCGCGACGCCATGCCGCAGGGGGGGGATTTGGTGATCCGCACGGCGTTGGTGGAGGTCGGCCCCGGGGCGGAGCACCGGCATCCGGAGGCGCGGCCGGGGCGGTTTGTGTGCCTGACGGTGGCGGATACGGGCTGCGGGATGGACGCGCAAACGTTGAGCCGGTTGTTTGAGCCGTTTTTCACCACCAAGGATGTGGGGAAGGGGACGGGGATGGGGCTGGCGACGGTGTATG encodes the following:
- the rsmB gene encoding 16S rRNA (cytosine(967)-C(5))-methyltransferase RsmB, yielding MLKPQNPREIAARILLGRSTRGGFVENRLDAELARHPLPDPDQRLVRELVFGVIRWQATLDHLIDRQISRRPPQPRLRLLLRLGLYQMFWLDRIPDHAAVHETVSLARQTSGPAAAGLVNAVLRAFARQKEPTRQYLAALKDQNPALGFSHPAWLVQRWSARWGDAATRQLLQWNNSPPPLYARVNTLKWSPSDLQARWQKEGVTFEPFAADWLPPGLIFRIQPPGPLPSLASFSTGGFYVQDPSTLLAPLLLQPEPGLQILDACAAPGGKTSWLAQLAANQAFLTAWDATPERLQRLQENLQRLGVARFTVAAADWDAAPLAHFDRILLDVPCSNTGVMRRRVELRWRLTPQELQRLARDQRRLLALAARRLKPAGRLVYSTCSLEPEENQAVVQAFLREHPGWRCADEKTLLPFRDGVDGAYAAVLLPPPR
- a CDS encoding GreA/GreB family elongation factor, with the protein product MAETNIRAEIEKLAVQGKILTKHVEPLVALTESRYCFHKHWGFGKITTVDTVFARFTIDFKDRPNHQMDLNFAAETLKPIPPTHILARKAMNIEELRQMAALNHLELIKLVLTSFGGKASLDQIQQLLVPDVISEDWRKWWEAARAEMKKDGHFIIPLKKTDPIVYKEETVSPRERLLQEFRAAKGLKARNAVAQQMLRSLGDLPEAEALVREVCAALNAEIVNYQRTQPATALDAIFTRDDLRKAVGLPAEAGEVTEAAIWNQPDIQMAAVLEAAPAPRHRRMLQSFQAAFPESWAQHLLAAINGVSTKLVTELAHILLHEHKLEELKGCLSRLISQHQASSDLLLWLAKERSDTFADILGPEVFRAMLSAIERDQFSERKSNRLRDYIVDDQELLVELISSADIEVIKDLTRALQLSPCFDDMDKRSLLARIVKSYPDMQSLITGEGTRQDNYFLVSWESLERRRNEYNELVQKKIPANAREIAIARSYGDLRENHEYKAAKEMQKLLMRRKAELEHQIQHARGTDFANASTEAVSIGTRVTVTDLETGHVETYTILGAWDTDAERGIVSYLSPIGKALIGKKVGEEAEIEGEHHHNRRFRVESIARAFEAQAEAAPVPAAAAPRAAEPAAAPAPALAEAAPVGGASGGAEAAGGGNG
- a CDS encoding response regulator → MVEPTKTTPEPIVILLAEDDPDDRLLTREALAESRLANDLRCVENGEELMAYLRQAGPYAAPGAAPRPGLILLDLNMPRKDGREALAEIKADADLRQIPIVVLTTSKAEEDIFRSYDLGVSSFITKPVTFEGLVEVMKVLGRYWFEIVELPPATPPAGGGS
- a CDS encoding response regulator: MERELLQILMVDDDEDDHVMVRALLSECLGERFRLEDATTPAGGLAMLERQRYDVCLCDYRLGEHTGLEFLEQARRLPQCPPIIILTGLNDWEVDFAVMKAGAADYLNKAGLDARALERAIRYAVEHHRTSSALRQQLSRISLLNQTTRAVAERQDLPSIFQVALKHLEEHLPVRFGMVCAFPAGLEKAQLSALGPRSRALAVELGWQEGQALAVAGSCLEACIRGGLGRRQPGRAAQGFEVELERVGLPQLVALPLTAEQSMLAAMVLARPAEDPFSEAETDFLRALGEHISLAARHVKLHEDLQAAYHQLQERQQAALRQERLAAVGQLAAGVAHEFNNILTIIQGYASLLLSRTPPQQPQAASLRHILDGTERAARLVGQLLAFSRQQMLQPEPVDFNQVVERVGRMLDQTVEENVRVHLQLAADLPRVAADAGMLEQIVLNLAINARDAMPQGGDLVIRTALVEVGPGAEHRHPEARPGRFVCLTVADTGCGMDAQTLSRLFEPFFTTKDVGKGTGMGLATVYGIVKQHQGWIEVESHPGQGSTFRVLLPALAEAPVLPPAAEVAAAGRSRIILVVEDEADLRLLAQEILHEYGFTVLTAANGPEALAVWNQQEGNVDVLLTDMVMPGGMSGEELAAELLQRRPGLKVIYTSGYSVDFAGRRIETGPGIRFLAKPYLPSRLLELIQELTGKETAAR